A region of Thermobifida halotolerans DNA encodes the following proteins:
- a CDS encoding serine/threonine-protein kinase: MTRDPRRKMVLDDRYELRPVPLAHGGMGEVWEGHDTRLDREVAVKFLRFPSGVHDEQLVRRFVRESRITARLQHPGVPAVFDVGTHQRRPFLVMQRIHGIGVSDLIAEHDELPVGWAAAIAAQVCAVLAAAHRVSLVHRDLKPANLMLEPEGTVKVLDFGLAVALDLNDFSQITRSGQLVGTPAYMAPEQVEAGMSTPQSDLYALGCTLHQMLTGRQLFTGSTAYTTMSKQVSETPPSVRADRPDAPDELADLVLQLLAKKPEDRPGSAQEVYERLLPFATGLDPLPGVLAPPTVPGPARMYAAVVGRVFGDTAPPEEPAAAPEPPAPAARRSDPEPERDGGAFDRADLEYLRGEALQLVAESRYSQAADVLESALAAADRAFGPLDADVVDLRRHLADVLFDGGDYRQAAPAFAALAADLAERDGPDGDLVFRYRLREATCRALVGDTAEALELMRRLLADERRVYGPDDPRVLELRRQIGVLQLSSGQRDRAEETLHTLLVDLVRLHGPGHPQVAGVRALLTGDPGP; encoded by the coding sequence ATGACCCGTGACCCCCGGCGGAAGATGGTGCTCGACGACCGCTACGAACTGCGGCCGGTGCCGCTGGCGCACGGCGGCATGGGCGAGGTGTGGGAGGGCCACGACACCCGCCTCGACCGCGAGGTGGCCGTCAAGTTCCTCCGCTTCCCGAGCGGCGTGCACGACGAGCAGCTCGTGCGCCGGTTCGTCCGCGAGTCCCGCATCACCGCCCGGCTCCAGCACCCGGGGGTTCCGGCGGTGTTCGACGTGGGCACCCACCAGAGGCGGCCGTTCCTGGTCATGCAGCGCATCCACGGCATCGGCGTGTCCGACCTGATCGCCGAGCACGACGAGTTGCCGGTCGGCTGGGCCGCCGCCATCGCCGCGCAGGTGTGCGCGGTGCTCGCCGCCGCCCACCGGGTGTCCCTGGTGCACCGCGACCTCAAACCCGCCAACCTCATGCTGGAGCCGGAGGGCACGGTCAAGGTCCTCGACTTCGGGCTGGCCGTGGCCCTCGACCTGAACGACTTCTCCCAGATCACCCGGTCGGGGCAGTTGGTCGGCACCCCCGCCTACATGGCGCCCGAGCAGGTGGAGGCCGGGATGAGCACCCCGCAGAGCGACCTGTACGCCCTGGGCTGCACCCTGCACCAGATGCTGACCGGTCGGCAGCTGTTCACCGGCTCCACCGCCTACACCACCATGAGCAAGCAGGTCTCCGAGACGCCGCCGTCGGTGCGCGCCGACCGCCCCGACGCGCCCGACGAACTCGCCGACCTGGTCCTGCAGCTGCTGGCGAAGAAACCGGAGGACCGGCCCGGCAGCGCGCAGGAGGTCTACGAGCGGCTGCTGCCGTTCGCGACCGGCCTCGACCCGCTGCCCGGGGTGCTCGCCCCGCCGACCGTGCCCGGCCCGGCGCGGATGTACGCGGCGGTGGTGGGCCGGGTCTTCGGCGATACCGCGCCCCCCGAGGAGCCCGCCGCGGCGCCGGAGCCGCCCGCACCGGCGGCGCGGCGGTCCGACCCCGAACCGGAGCGGGACGGCGGGGCGTTCGACCGCGCCGACCTGGAGTACCTGCGCGGCGAGGCGCTGCAACTGGTCGCCGAGTCCCGCTACAGCCAGGCCGCCGACGTGCTGGAGTCCGCGCTCGCCGCCGCCGACCGGGCCTTCGGCCCCCTGGACGCCGACGTGGTGGACCTGCGTCGGCACCTGGCCGACGTATTGTTCGACGGCGGCGACTACCGGCAGGCCGCGCCCGCCTTCGCCGCCCTCGCCGCCGACCTGGCCGAACGCGACGGCCCCGACGGCGATCTGGTGTTCCGCTACCGGCTGCGCGAGGCGACCTGCCGCGCGCTCGTCGGCGACACCGCGGAGGCGCTGGAGCTCATGCGGCGGCTGCTCGCCGACGAGCGGCGCGTCTACGGCCCCGACGACCCGCGCGTCCTGGAGCTGCGCCGCCAGATCGGGGTGCTGCAGTTGAGCTCGGGGCAGCGCGACCGCGCCGAGGAGACCCTGCACACCCTGCTCGTCGACCTCGTCCGGCTGCACGGCCCCGGCCACCCCCAGGTGGCGGGTGTGCGCGCGCTGCTGACCGGCGATCCCGGGCCGTGA